Part of the Arthrobacter sp. MMS18-M83 genome is shown below.
ATAGATTCCCGTAGTTCCGCCGGTAATGTTGTTGCCGGCGATCAGGGTGTCCGGGGCGCCGTCGACGACGGAAACGGACCGGGTCTTCTGGTTTTCGAACCGGTTCCCAGCGATCGTGACAAAGGCTGCTGATCTGGAGATGTCGATGCCTCGATCGTTGCCGGCGATGGTGTTGGCATGAAGGCCGATCTTCCGGCCACCCGTGACCTCAATGCCGTACCGGAGGTTGCCGCCCGTGTGACTGCCGGACACTGTCTGATCGGACGAGGACGTCCCCGGGTCCCCGCCGGCTGACGGTCCCTCGGCCAGGGGGATTCCCTTGATGAGGATGCCGCTGCGCCCGTTGAAGTCTGCTGTGGCCCCGGTCAGGGTGATCCCGGCCGTGGCCCGGGCGAGAACGAAGCCGTTGCCGGCGTTGTGAGATGCAGCGGTGTCGATGATGCGCGCGCCTGTCACGAACCGGTGCAGGACAACACCGTCCACGAGGCTGTTCTGGACCGTAACGTTCCGGACCTCCATCCCCCGGCTCTTTGAGGTGAAGATTCCATAGGCATTCCCCGTGATCGTGGTGTCTTGGATGGAGCCGCTGGCGAAATTGTCTGGAAGCGGCCCGGGGTCGGCCGCCAGCTTCCGGACACTTTCCGGGGCCGGTGCGACGGGGGGTTTCGATCCTGGAACTTTGGGGGGTCGTGCCACGAGCGAAGATGTCGTGGTGGGCCGATCGGTACCGGTCAAGGCGAGGCCTCCGGTGCGTCCGGACCAGAAGCCGAGAGATTCGATGTGTGCCCCCGCGATCGTTGTCATGCCCCCGATTGAGCGCAGGTAGGCGCGTCCGTCGGAGGTGACGCTGTCGGGAGCACCCTTCACGGGATCCCAGCTGCCGACCCGGGCCGGCGCGTCTGCGGTGCCGGTGATTTCCAGCTTCCCGCCATCATTGACAATCGAGACGAAACCCGAAGGAGCACTCGCCAAGTGAAGGTTCAAGCCGCCCGGGGCATCAAGAGCCAGATCGGCACCGGCTTGGACCATGACGTTCTCGCTGAGCAGGTAAGTACCGTCGGGTTCATGCACGAAGGTCTCCGGCGCGAGCCCGGCCAGATCCTGGACAGTGTAAGGAGCCGGCCTGGCCGTGAGGACCAATGTTCGGGAGCTCCCGATTGCCACCTCGTATGGGGATACGAGCTTCTCTCCTCTCATTCGGGCGGCGACGGCGGCCGCCCGGACCCGGATCAACCGCTGGTCTTCGGCCCCGACCAGGAGGGGCTCGTTGCGGGCGTCCCCCGGGTAGCTTCGCGTTCCCGTTGCGGTATCGGAAGGTGTCACCACCGTTGCCGGGGCGACGGACGAGGACAACGGTGCGGGTTCTCCGGTAATTCCGGCTGCCGTAGCCGGTATCGAAAGATGGGTCAGCGAGAGCGCCAGCATGCCAAGGGATGCCGCATGGAGGCCGCCCATTATTGCTTGTCCATGGCGGTGAGAGTGGCGGCGGTCTGGCCTTCGCCTCCGGACAGGTTGTCTTGGCGCGTCAGCCATCCTTGTTTGTTCATTGTCAGGAACGCGTATGCTTTCACCGGCAGTGCTACGGCGATCACGACCAAGGTCAGCAGTGGAAGAAGCAGCAAGTCCCGGGGATGCCGGCGCAGATGGGAAAGACCGCGGATCCCTCGGCCAAGCAGAACC
Proteins encoded:
- a CDS encoding right-handed parallel beta-helix repeat-containing protein; its protein translation is MGGLHAASLGMLALSLTHLSIPATAAGITGEPAPLSSSVAPATVVTPSDTATGTRSYPGDARNEPLLVGAEDQRLIRVRAAAVAARMRGEKLVSPYEVAIGSSRTLVLTARPAPYTVQDLAGLAPETFVHEPDGTYLLSENVMVQAGADLALDAPGGLNLHLASAPSGFVSIVNDGGKLEITGTADAPARVGSWDPVKGAPDSVTSDGRAYLRSIGGMTTIAGAHIESLGFWSGRTGGLALTGTDRPTTTSSLVARPPKVPGSKPPVAPAPESVRKLAADPGPLPDNFASGSIQDTTITGNAYGIFTSKSRGMEVRNVTVQNSLVDGVVLHRFVTGARIIDTAASHNAGNGFVLARATAGITLTGATADFNGRSGILIKGIPLAEGPSAGGDPGTSSSDQTVSGSHTGGNLRYGIEVTGGRKIGLHANTIAGNDRGIDISRSAAFVTIAGNRFENQKTRSVSVVDGAPDTLIAGNNITGGTTGIYLRNSPGQVTRNTMTGLTLHGITINGSSPVQLHGNTIGGSGPSALNLRDSHSSVVRSGNDTQGWVKTEPFWARVANFFQPLTVIWTLLAFILILTAFKGRRGRRKIVHPYASQAPLATFTASHVRGPQEGPRTYAGEPDEPGPSRSRR